The genomic region TGAtgtgtcattgttttcattCCAGAGCTTTGCACAGACCTGACACTTGGCCTGGCCACCTCCTCTCATCCACACATCTCCAATGCTCTCTGCACTGCCTTCCAAGGACACCCAGCAGACAATAATCCTATATTTTAGGTTCACAAAATGAACCTGCATTCACAAATATGTAGGATATTAAAACAGACATCCCTGTTATCTTACCTCACAACATCTGTGATAGCAGATACAGTAAAGCCTACGACTCATGTCGATGATGACCTGATGATGCTTTACACTCCAGCAGGGGTGAGttcgtgtacaaaaatctctcaGTGTTTAGAATGGGTCATTTTTTTCGTGTAAACGGGTTTCActgctgggtggtgctattgcattatactagtaaagccccagttatccgaataccaacTGAACAGGCCATTTAACCAACGGTTACAGGCCGCCACTCCGAAATATTGTCATTCCGACAGTCCAccatcccgaattctggtccctgagtcctgacagtaagctatggcgagccagtagaagctgtattccccatgtcagcgattttcaccggggacgcaCACGAGTAATTCAGGCtaacattacctgtttttcagcgaactcctctggtaattttattaaaaaagcatggcatataggtccacactaactttttattattatccgtctgtccgtccgtaGCACAAGTCATGTACGCCACTTCACCACCAgcccgtgcgtaaaagcgcaaacaattccgtgtcctctcactgcagatgctgtgacttgatggcccggtactcactGTAGCCCACTGGCGAACGACCCCCTTAACGAACGTGTCGTTTTAATAGAACGGAGCACGTAGGCTACTTACCTGTTGCCAAACCCGGTCTCAAACCATTTCTTGTCATATTCACAGTCTATCACAGTTGGTCAACAATTAGCatcacccccctcccccctaaaaaaaaaaaaaaaaggtttttcgTGTACTAATTTTTCATAACCGTTTATGATTTCAAACACGTGTACACGTTTACACATGTACACAGACTCACCCCTACACTCCAGGGGACACACcgtgtttttttcttaataatgctacattgtgataATGTGATTGTGCCACACACTGATACAGTATTCAATCAACAGCTACCTGATAATGTTTTACTGTGCAGGGGCCTTGCTGTGTTGAAAAACTATTTTTAACTGGAAACCGCCATTTCCTTaccttaaaaaaatcatatcttGTGCAGGACATGATCCCGTTTTGTTTGCAAAGTTGGCAGTTAGCTCCCCAACCACACCGCAGAACTCTGCTCCACAATGTTCAAGTGATCTGGGGAAGATCTGTGttcatttaaacacattttttatcttCACCAGGATGAGGGGATGCTGTTAGTCTCGAGCCCTGGCTAGCCGGTGACGAGAACTGTTCGCCATTTTTGTAGCATATTGAGCTAAAAGGCGGTTTCTGGTTTTGCCAGCCCATTCCAGTGTACAAGCTTAAACCAGTTTGATTTAATGCAAACCCAGTGAACCAACATTTGTCATTATGGCATGTTCTGGTAAATTTATAGGTAGCCTACATCAGCAGCCTCTGCTGACGGCATCACAGAACTTCTATTCTAACTTCTACTGCACTAGTAATCAGGAACATGACAAAGTGATGAACATAATATTTTTACGAACAGACTAACAGAATCAACAGTGTAGGACAGGCCGTGAGCCAAGCAGGCAACATGGAGGGGATCAAATTTCAGCAGAAGTGGGAGGGGCTGAGCTACACACGCTGTGTTTACTAGAacgttcatttgtttttttggggtgacAAGAGGAGTCACTGCAGAGTTAGTCTTCCAAGAAAATTAAAACTGTATCAGTATAGCAACATTTTGgatatgaaaacaacaaaagaggTGTCCGAACTGGCTGCAGGCGACACGGTGcactgtattttctgttttaaaagtaaGGTTAAATACGTAGGAAGATAGCAAGTAGGctcacccatcttttaagtggttacatcTCCAGTCTGATCTGGGGCGCGCAGTTCCATATCAGTGTGgtttattttgatgacatgatAGTAGTGTTTtagggtatactggtaccaacggtagaccgtgGTACTGAAACTCCACGGTATGATACCATAAtattggagtaccgtagtactatggtacctcacggtaccactacaatgggataagttcaaagtccaatctgaaagagggtgagtgtccatgcgccgtccaataatggcgcgcgctggccacctggcactcaatatgctgctgcagtggtttgttttccagtgacatttcaggtattagctgagctattgagtatctttaatcagtgaaagttattatttatttctttttacttgtaggctagatttgtttatatatgctacagtgattcattttccacagagctctactgtgcaagcattttactcgcacttgcaactaaaaatagttttgtgccagcaaaataaatcattcaggagcacgttGTGCGAGCACAGATTTcatccagcagcagaaacgaaaggcgaatcctgccagttgtgagttgaacgggggtcacagacaggaatatggcGGAGTGCTATGGCcacgcaagataacggcttaccggcaacagagaagcccggctccaggtccactaatttcctcttcgttggtgtcctgactgcccagaagtacctgagcagctgagccgtggcggcacacaggtatgtgacgtgtcagaggagaaacgagctgatcacttttctctctttgtggcagatAATGGTcaacaaacctcaccgcacttaagggactgttctttacttatggagggactgttctttacttatggagggactgttctttacttttaTGAACAAGTCcattggggcggcagtagctcagtccatagggacttgggttgggaaccggagggtcgcctgttcaagtccccgtccggaccaaaaatatggagcgtggactggtagatggagaggtgccagttcacctcctgggcactgccgaggtgtccctgagcaaggcaccgaaccccccaaccgctcagagcgcctgtcatgggcagcccactctgacatctctccacttagtgcatgtataggtccagtttgtgcgtgtgtattcggacctgtgtgtaattgacaaacagagtgaaaaattgaattgaatttcccctcggggattaataaagtatataaaattaaattaaaaaaaaaaataagtgatttattccattgaaatatatatatacacatatatatatatattatggagaagtgatttatctttttataaatgacaaaaggcacatctgcctcatttttgctgtggtattgtgatactactcagaactgtgatactttcactggtatcgtaccgtgggtcccaattttggtaccgtgacaacactacatgATAGAAGTTCAGTATGTATATTTGTATTCAGTGTGGGCAGAGAGCTCCAGTGTGACGCAATGCAACATGGTATTAGTTGGACGTGTGTTTGCTGTTCGAAGATGGTATCCTTATGTTCCAGTAGggagcagctgctgagtcaagtgtGTAAAATTCTGTACATCGATCTGGTCTTGGTCCAGCTCTTAATGTCAAACTGTTCTGAAAAGTTTTACACCAGCACAACAGTAATATGCAGATTATTTCAAATTCATTCATCTTTATTTAGGCAGGTTATCTCAATGGGACACACAGGCTCATTCTCAGGAGAGACCTGATAAAACTTAGGGGCTACAATGGGGCCTCCTGGGGGATACTTTGTGAGTAACTTTCTCTGGCCACAGGCCATCGGGTCATGGTTAATCTGAAAACCTGGGAtctgtgaatggaaacacatccaacaatGCTAATGCTCTTTTGACAGCATCTCCCAGGTGTGGCAACCACCGGGACAAGAAAAGtatttagtatttttattttcaaagcaTTAGAGATGCTTGTCAGTTTTATAGCCCGATGTGACCTGTTGCCTTTTGGGTTTGTTTAGTGTTGGTACAGTGTAATACCAAAGTTTTTGAAATGTTACTtgttttaataatgaaaataatttgccAAAGTTTCCAGTGGACAAAATGCTACCTCTGTCCAGAGGGGGAGGACTGTGTCTGTCTTTCACAATTGCACTACTGTCtgtcaaaaaaagaaacagatccTTATGCATTTGGTTTGGATTCCGCTGTACCAAACTCGCACTGAAGCCTACACCCCGAATACAAGTTTAGGATCAGACTCAGTAATACTAAAGGTCCACAGCACTAGATTGGGACCTTGTTGTTAATGTTACAATCAGGTGTTAATGaccatcagagaaaaaaaatataaagcagATGTGAATCTCAGTGTGAGTTAAACTATGAAGATCATCTCCACTCACCTCTCATCTCAGACCGCATGTAGGATGATGGGCTCTGGCTCCAGCTCTGTCCAACCAGACTGAGTCGAGCCACATCCTGGTCCAGCTCTGTcagccctccacctcctccacccgcCTGACTCGGCCCATCGCTTGCTCCTGCCCAGCTCTTCCCCGCCACGCTGCCTGGGGAGGAGGTGTTCCCTCCAGCTGCAGACTCTTCCATAGATGGCTGTTTGCTGCCCAGGTCAGCGGGCCGAGAGCGAGTCCTGCGTGCCAGAGAGTAAGATTTACGCTCCACCGGCCGCTCGGTGGGAGGAGAGGCTTCCCGATTGGTCGCTGATGATTGAAGGGAGGggtcagaggtggaggagggagcaACTGATCCTGCCGCAGATCTATCAGCGCTCCCTCGCTGTTCTTGCTGCTGTCGTCTTGGTGATGTAGACTGGTAACCGTCTGGCTGCGATGATGCCGCTGTCGTTACAACACTTAGGTCCTGTTCCCTAACGCCTCCTTGGCTGACTGCAATATCCTCAATGACCACAGAAGGCCCCCTTcctcccccaccaccaccaccaccaccaccaccaccacgtCCTCCCCTGCTGACCCCACCCCTGTCTCCTGTAGGGTCAGACTGAGCTTTAGGGCCCTGTCGTTCCCTAGGGTGCATCTGGGGTGTGTTTGATTCATTATTCCTGTACTGTGACTGAGGCGGAAGGTGCATTTGATTCTGGTGGGATGGTCTGCTGCGAGAGGGAGGTGGTCTGGAGGGATTGCTGCCGCGCTGAGCAGAGGAAAGAGGAACAGAGGAGGGGGATGTAGAGGAGGGGTGGTTTGATGAAGGTGGAGTTCCTCCTCGGTTtagacctcctcctccactctgcCATGATCGGACCGGtcgctctcctcctccatctctccaccGCTTGTCTCTGCTGGGAGATGTATTTTGTctgcagaaagacaaagagacgtTCACATAACAGATTAAACTCAAattccctctttcttttctttctacaTATCTTTATTCTCGGTTAAGGCAGTGCTCACCTCGGCCTGCGCTGCCGGTATGGTCGGTCTCCGGAGCCACCACCATTTCTGATGTCATAGCCGTAGATTGCAATAAGCTCTTCGCGGCTCTTCGGCGCCTGCTCCTCCTCCCTGAACTTGTCATGCTCCCAGCGACCCTCGTCCTTCCACAACTTCCTGTTTCTACCTTTAGGTCTGagaggacacagacagagagacacaattAATTAAAACACTGTATGCCACTGAAAATCTCCACTGTCTTGTGCTCTACATGGTTACCAGCCGTTTGAGCTGTGAAGTGCCATCAATCAATattgaaaaatattaatatgtgGTATTTCcaaattttaacagttgtctcCCAATTCTTCTTATATTTTGGGTACCTTGCATCCTCTTGACCAAACTTAATTTCAAGAAAGCATTATCTAACATACTAatcctactactactactactactactactagatAAAAACACACCTCTCCTCTTCCTGAGCATGCCCTCTGACATCGTGCTCGAAGAACAGACCCTTCCTTGGGATGTAGGCCGGGTTCTTTCTGTCCTCGTCATCGTCGAGCTTCTGACCTGGTTTTCCTCCCGCCTTTGTCTCAGGGTCGTCTGTAGACTCCTGGTTGTGTGTTTGAGTTTAAGTCAGTTAGAACACAAAACAAGAGAATGGTGGCAGAAACTGTTCAGCTGTAACTACAAATGTACATACGAGTGGTTTGTGAATTAAGTTTTGTACAGCCCTATTTCACTGTAAGCTAAAAAGGTGACCAAATTATCAGTAGTCATTCCAGCCTATGAGATGTTCATAAATACTATTATGTACATTATATGGGCACTACAGTCGGTAAGTGTTGAATCAGCTGTTCTATTgacatttttcttctttcctttaatAATAACTACTTTAACAGAGATAAAATTGTTTAATTCAGacataaaaaatgtgatttgtcaGTCTGTGGTGGGGCTAACGTCCTCTGGTTGGTTTTTGCATTGCTTGATAGATATGCTCTTGTCCAACCAAATCCTAATTAGTTGGACAAGAGCTTTCATAAGAAGTAAAGTGCTACTTAATCTATAAACTCTGCTCAGTCACCAGAGCAGTTAGAGCCTGTCTGTAGCAAAGCAGCCTTCAGATTTGATCGGCTATTCCTTGTGACTTGTTACCAGTCAGTActgtgtacagtacagtacacagGGCTAAGCTTCCAGTTGCTTTTATCAGTGACTGGTGATTTCTTCTCTTCTTATTGAACTGTTGCTCAGAGGGatctttgtctgtctctgtcctttcagttgtcagtctggttaaaacactgtaaaacaatTTGTACtccatgtacaaaacaaacccTGTATACAAAGTAACATCTATTTGTAAAGAGGACTTTGTACAACCTAAAAGCATCAAAGACATGTGTTCCTGTGTAAGTCAAACACTAAATGTGGAAACAAGCGATTACATTGATGCACTGAAGTGATGTGTTTGTAATATTCAACTGTTGTACAAGTATTTTGTTCATCATAATGTTACTATCACTGGCTGCATGTTTGTTCATCATATATGTTTGGTTTAACATAGTGTTCTACTTCTGATTTAAGACATAATTCAGAGAAATCAGGCATAAAAGCAAATttaatcttttcattttgtttggcaATGTGTTTACAAATGTGTAGTTTCACTTTTGAAAAAGGGTCAGTAATTTCATGTCGTTTTTATCAAAcagaaagggggaaaaaaaatcacatttgctGTGGACTTTTTTCAGAGGCAGAATAATCTACATTCAATGGGGCACTTCCACCTCCTGTTTAAAGTTGAACCTGGCAGCTCAGCGGAGCTCCATCACCAGCCTCAGAGCTCCACAGCCTGTTTTTTAGGCTTCAGAACGTTTCGTGGCACCTCCCATGGGATTCTTACCCAGATGCCCTCTCAGGTACTGACATTTGGCACCAATGGATTTAACATAAATCCGCACTCAGTAGTACCAATGTAATCCAGTCTGTACTCTCAAAGTTGCTGAGTTTGGTACCCAACCATAAATCTAATGAAGTCACACCTGTGGTTTTTACAGAGGTACAGTAAGCCTCACCTGTCCATCaccgctctgtctctctccagcaAGGTTTCCTTTCTCCTCTGCCTTGCTCTCCTCTTTACTCCTtccacctccctccctctctgcctccttctcttcatcctcctcatcctccaccACCTCTTCTACCTTTGTTGAGCTTTCGTCTGCCGAGGGTTTGGGCTCGCTGGCTGCTGCTGGAGCTTCTTCATCACTGTACTGTTcaacctcctcttcctcctcaactCCCTGAGGGAACACAGGAATATGTAGTTTAACAGTACATGGCATTATTTATTACTTCGGCACAGTCTGAATCTGCAGTGGGAGACTGCCTGAACGCTGCTAGGAGAGGGACTCCTCTTCCGGTCGGTTCTTGTCTCGTTCCACTAATAGACACATTCGGGTGATGCTATAGTAAACGAAATGATAGCACCCATCTTGAGAGCTCCACCTCATGATGTAATGAGAGCTCAATAGGCTGCACCTCCAGTTGGCTGGCTTTTTGGCTGAGGAGCTCAACTTATGTTGAAATTGTTGGCAAAATGGTAACATTAGCAACAGTGAATGAGTAGTCCCAGAGCGCTGATACAAGTGAAGACCTTCACAACACTGCTTCTTGGTTTTCCAAAAAGTTGGTTGGTTTTTGATGCACTGCCCCCTGAGGAGTCAAAGGTCACGGGCATTCTGTGTTGGTTCAGCCATGTCACCTGGGGGTAaagatttctccagattctctgaatctttttGTGACATTGTGGATTGTAGATGGTGATATTCATATATTTCTTGCAACTGACTGAGCTTTTCGAGGATGCCCCTTTTAAACCCCATCATGATACTTAAATCTGTTACCAATTAATCTGTTCACTTGTGAAATGTTACAAacaggtgggttttttttttggctgcccctgtcccaacttttttggaacatgttgcagacatcaaattcagaatgagtgtatgtttacaaaaaacaagaacatttatcaattttaacaataaacatcttgtctttgtaTTCAATGGGATGTAAGTCAAAAAGGATTTgaaaatcattgcattctgatTTCACTAATGTTTTACACAGCATCTCAACTTTTTTGAAACTGGGATTGTACATCTTACTGAAAGTGCAGGATGTTCTTTAGGTTTTACagcactgttgtttttgttgttgctaaTGGATGCCAGTTTAACCAGTTGGAGCTGCTTACAGCTGAGGTCTTTTACCTCTGAATGGGAGCCATTTTCTTCTGGATCGGCACTGTcgtagtcagagaggacagctGGACAAAACAGACGGACAAAAAGAAAGTTGTATTATTTGATATAGTTAACTTCTTCAGTTATTCAGCAAATGCCCTCAAACCAGTCACTCATTAACAGAACAAATATATCATGAGGTGATCATGTTTTACAAGCTGGGTGTGAGCCTCAGTCTGTTATATTGATGTCTTACTAAAAGTAAACTGTAATTAATGTCTTATAATTCACTTTGATGCTCCTGGTGTGAGCCGGTTTTATTTTACAAGGATGCAGTTGTGTGCTAAATATAGTAATGAACTTATAAATGTCTTACCTTCTCCTACACCATCTTCACTCTcctgcaaaaagaaaagaacattaGCATTGCCTAGAAACTATTAAATCTCCAGAAGGCACAACAAGCTCTAACAACAACAATttcacacagtaacactgagAACTGCTAAAAACTCTCTTCCCCCTGCAGGGCAATAAGATGCTTCATATGAGTGACTCGAAACTTTGCTGAAGGCCTTTTAAGAATTCACGAGTGCATACTGATAATACCAGTCATTCCTGTGACTCCTCCGATTGTCCAAATGGGGCAGGATTTTAAACTGAGGCAGTCCTTGAAGAAGTAAACTTCactaagtaaataaaaacaggactgccttaaaaacatacacatacaagagctgcaacggtatgagattttcacagtattacattattattattatctgtaACAATGACCTTTACAGGAATGAAAAAGGATTATCTGGTTAAACAAATGCTTTGCTGTAACTTCAAACCATTTTAAATAAGAACTGTGTTAGTgttaagaaagaaaagagatgtGTACATGCAGGTGAGATTTTTCATCTAgtgaaagctgttttttttgttgatacAGTAAATGagcaaatgtacatggtatGACAACCGTCACTTTTCATTCAGTATACCTTAAACCGGTACTGCTGCAAcccaaaaacacagacactctCTCCCACACACCACAACAAGCAGCGTTGGAGGGAACATGTTTCATTAACAGGTGAAATAGTGAAAATGTGATCGAGGAGGTCCAGTCTGAGTAAAAGAACTGAGAGTTTGAAGGTTTATCAAACACCAAAACACTTCACAGACATTTATAATACTCGTATCACAAAgacttctcttcctcctctacaCTAGATTCTAAAAAAACCACaagatctttttcttttttgccagGGTCTCTGCTAAGGCACCTTTGTAGTGTCACTACAATTGCACTGACAAAAATTAGAGGGTTGTGATTTTTCACAAAGTGCTGTTGACTGTCTGACGGCATGATCATCATCTGGTTGAAACTAAATATTGAACAGGATTAAAGACAGTGTTTCCTCCATCATTATTATATTGGGGTAGGGTGGGGTAGCCCACAACATATTTTaagtttatgtattttttttatgtttattgttttggaaTGTTGAGGTCTGAACTGTTggttggaaaaaacaaacattgtaaAGTGTCACTTTGGGGTCAGGGTTATTGTGCCAGAATTTCTCACTGTTGTCACTATTTTCACAAACCaagcaatcaatcaattaatggagaaaatagtTAACACTTAGtccataataaaaaaataatcattaattaCTAGTTCAAATGAGCTCAGTAGCTCAGTTGTAGTGAGCACCAGTAACATTCTGCTTTTACATGCATTAATGAGTCATTATTATCTAATGGTGTAAAACACGATGGCAGAACAgtcacaggggacatttttCTGATGTTTATGCTTTAACTAGTTTTTCCTGATTATACCTACATACTTGCATATACGTTACATTTTCATTGCGGGGATTTCCCCTGTATTTTTACAATTGGTTCTTTTACTTCAATAAACGATCTGcctacttcctccaccactgcccGTAAGTACCAAACATTCAACGGTCATTTATGTGCAAAGTTAACGTTACTGCTGGACGTGGCAGAGTGGCGGCGGAGCGGTGGCATTAGCGGGCCTAGCTGGGATGCTAAACGACAAACCCTACCTGCCTCCCAGCCATGGGTGTAAACTACTCTTTTCTAGCTGGTTAACAAGAGAATTTGGAGCTTCTGATGTTCAGTTAAAAAAGCCTCCAGTCATGCAACGAAATGAAGGGCAGCTGGTGTTGGGGCCACATTTGTTGCCCCAGTAAATGCGTTCCAACTGGCGCCTTTTCGTCTCCGTTTCACAACAGGGGACACAAAGACAATATAATTGACTACTTGGACGGTCAACAATAAAGCAGCGAATTGAGTACAACATATACTTAAGGTATACATTTCAAAGCTCTCAAGTTTAGAGAGAAATGACGATTAAACAGCGAATTTGTCTGTTTAATTCAAGCTAACGCCGCCTACTGAAGGAACATCAAGCTGTGTAAGTCAAGAGTCAAACggttctattttttttaattctcaaCTGTTAAATCCCCAAAGGTAACAGCAAACCAACGGCAGCACTCGGCCCcggaaaaaaagttttaatgcCAGCGGTATCTGTCACAGCTCCCGGCCGGGAGACGAAGCCGTCAGCTCGGCGAGCTAACGCCAGCTAGCTACTCACACACTCGGACTCGCTCTTCGCCTCGGGTCGGGCCGCTGTCACCACCGGCGGTTCGGGATCCCTCACTCGGCCCTTACTGGTCGCCGGGGACCCCGACCTCCcgctgtccgaacccgaaccggaCTCGTCGTCGTCCTCGCTGTCCTGGGACGCGCGCCTCCTCCTTCGCCGCCGGTCCGCCATCTTAGGTCTCGAATGGTTGGAACCGGAAAGAGGCAAGGGATTGTGGGTAGGCgagttcttcttctttgggatTTCACGACAGCTGACATCCTATATATTGCATTACTGCCTCCCTCTGGAAAGGAAAAATACTCTTGCAAAATTAATTTCCTCCATATTATATAGGCTAGTCTGTGGCACACcaactaaaacatgtttttaaaacacacgtatacaaaacaaaacacaaagtggCACGATGGTTTACCAGAGCTGGTAAATACTGTAGCCTATATGTGCTCAAGTCGATGCAACTGACACAGTATTTGGAAAATTGCACCAAAATATGAACAGAAAGTTAAAAAAGCAGGATGAAGTCAGGTCATTTAGGACACTTTAAGACTACAagaaaaccaccaaaatatCTTAAGACTACCTTAAGGTCAGGGTACCTTCAGGCAGTTCGTTTTttcgttttaaaccaaaaacgaaAAAAACGGAAATACCGTGGTTTTCccgttttttcctttttggtttaaaacgaaAAAACGAGAAAATGGCGCCGTTTTTCCGTTTTTGTTGTCAGAATTAAAAAACGAAAAATGacaaaaccaaattcaaataacagcccgattttgttttttcacagattcattttttcatttattgttttggacaAAAAGTAGAACGGCGGCGATCGCAAATTTTATGGCTACAGTAAAACTTGTTGTTCAACCATAACGTTGCTGTTCAGAGACTAATAAGGGAAATCGTCATGCATATTGGTCCCATGAAGGACGTAGAGGGATTCCCTCAAaggttgtgttttaatattcattcGCCGAATTGTTTTGACTCTTTGCTTTGCCTGTCCTAGTTATCTGAGACCAATCAATGACCAATAATAATGACCAATCATTGCGCAGCAATGgtcggggccgggcaattttagcCAAAATTAGGCATTGTTGCAttgagcaacaagcagagtgtaggaagatgaaaaaagGTGTAATTCTAAGCATAAGAGACTAtgctctatctcactgagctattAGCAGGAGACAACTCTGCAGTAGATatgtttaaaacttcttctagCTCATTATAGGAATTCtacagctgcaatgattagtcaataaatcaatatgtcaAACACATAATTAATCCACAACTATTTCAAGATGGATTGATTGTTTCAGGCATCAGTGTTGGAGTTACCTTCACAGATTTGAGGATATCCCCCTCAAATCTTGCTTAATCATGGTTTTGGACCTTTAGTCAGACAAAGTGAGATGTTTGTGGATGCCAGATTGGAATTGGGGAAAGGTAATATGaattttacataattttatAGACAAACATTTAATATAGAAAATAACTGGAATGctaatcaataatgaaatgatTCATAGCAGAGATAGGCCTATTTGTAAAATTGTAAATGCACCATTACAGCTTCATTTTAAAAGGAAATCAACATTACCTTTCAGCAGCAAAActgcacaaataaaataaaattaggccaagcagaaaaaaaacccacttgtACCATTATTGGGAAATGTTAGGCCCTATGTGCAGTTTAAATTCTCATTAAACTAAAACTCTAGTGTGTCCTGTTGTTGGTCTCAAAACAACACAGCCAAATTACGCTTTCTAAATCCCATACTGATGTTTCTTTTATATAAATATGTTTGTTATTCTGTTCCCTGTAGCTTCAATAACATTGTTAAACACTGATGTCTGACCCAGCACTAAACCAGCAGCTCAGTGGTCCCTTTCTTAAGAAGTCATAATCTATTTCATTATAAAACACTGAATGTGTGGTATACGTAAAAACCcatgtgaaaaatgtaatacacacacactaaaacaaagcatatcacaaccTAGAAGTTACACCATATAATTATGA from Epinephelus lanceolatus isolate andai-2023 chromosome 18, ASM4190304v1, whole genome shotgun sequence harbors:
- the casc3 gene encoding protein CASC3, producing MADRRRRRRRASQDSEDDDESGSGSDSGRSGSPATSKGRVRDPEPPVVTAARPEAKSESECESEDGVGEAVLSDYDSADPEENGSHSEGVEEEEEVEQYSDEEAPAAASEPKPSADESSTKVEEVVEDEEDEEKEAEREGGGRSKEESKAEEKGNLAGERQSGDGQESTDDPETKAGGKPGQKLDDDEDRKNPAYIPRKGLFFEHDVRGHAQEEERPKGRNRKLWKDEGRWEHDKFREEEQAPKSREELIAIYGYDIRNGGGSGDRPYRQRRPRQNTSPSRDKRWRDGGGERPVRSWQSGGGGLNRGGTPPSSNHPSSTSPSSVPLSSAQRGSNPSRPPPSRSRPSHQNQMHLPPQSQYRNNESNTPQMHPRERQGPKAQSDPTGDRGGVSRGGRGGGGGGGGGGGGRGPSVVIEDIAVSQGGVREQDLSVVTTAASSQPDGYQSTSPRRQQQEQRGSADRSAAGSVAPSSTSDPSLQSSATNREASPPTERPVERKSYSLARRTRSRPADLGSKQPSMEESAAGGNTSSPGSVAGKSWAGASDGPSQAGGGGGGLTELDQDVARLSLVGQSWSQSPSSYMRSEMRGLPSTMHIPSGPPQFSGMEEMGVGSNRAKRYSSQRQRAVPEPAPPMHLGVMEGHYYEPMSYQGPIYGDGPAPIPPQGMLVQPEMHIPHPGLHPHQSGGPIANPALYGGPTVSLSPGQPQQLLPPPFYPPPGVMTFPYPTMYPSPQGQAQVTYGGVTYYDTMQQQAQPKPSPPRRTSQPVTVKPPPPELHFASE